From a single Serratia surfactantfaciens genomic region:
- the gstA gene encoding glutathione transferase GstA: MKLFYKAGACSLSPHIVLREAGLDFTAEKVDLAQKKTESGADYLAINPKGQVPALLLDDGSLLTEGVAIVQYLADRVPDRNLIPAAGTLSRYHAIEWLNYIATELHKGFSPLFNPKTPEEYKTIARARLEQQFSYLDSVLAKQHFLLGNRFSVADAYLFTVLRWAFALQFDVRKHAHLAAWFDRVAARPAVDAALNAEGLK, encoded by the coding sequence ATGAAACTGTTCTATAAAGCCGGCGCCTGTTCGCTGTCCCCGCATATCGTGCTGCGTGAGGCAGGGCTGGATTTTACGGCGGAGAAGGTCGATCTGGCGCAGAAGAAAACCGAGAGCGGCGCCGATTACCTCGCCATCAACCCCAAGGGACAGGTCCCAGCGCTGCTGCTGGATGACGGCAGCCTGCTGACCGAAGGCGTGGCGATCGTGCAATACCTGGCGGACCGTGTGCCGGATCGCAACCTAATCCCGGCGGCGGGCACTCTGTCGCGCTACCACGCGATCGAATGGCTGAACTACATCGCCACCGAGCTGCACAAAGGATTCAGCCCGCTGTTCAACCCGAAAACGCCCGAGGAATACAAAACCATCGCGCGCGCCAGGCTGGAGCAACAGTTCAGCTATCTGGATTCGGTGCTGGCGAAGCAGCACTTCCTGTTGGGAAACCGTTTCAGCGTGGCCGACGCCTATCTGTTCACCGTGTTGCGTTGGGCGTTCGCCCTGCAGTTCGACGTGCGCAAACACGCCCATCTGGCGGCCTGGTTCGATCGCGTTGCGGCGCGCCCGGCGGTGGATGCGGCGCTGAACGCCGAAGGATTGAAGTAA
- the pdxY gene encoding pyridoxal kinase PdxY, whose translation MKNILSIQSHVVFGHAGNSAAEFPMRRMGVNVWPLNTVQFSNHTQYGQWTGCVMPANHLTEIAQGIANIDQLKRCDAVLSGYIGSPEQGDHILAIVRQVKQANPNAWYFCDPVMGHPEKGCIVAPGVAEFHCRQALSCSDMMAPNLLELEMLSQMAVTNVADAVQAARALIAKGPRLVLVKHLARAGYHADCFEMLLVTAEEAWHISRPLVDFGARQPVGVGDLTSGLLLVDLLKGEALDKALEHVTAAVYEVMLTTQAMGEYELQVVAAQDRIVQPRSEFKAVKL comes from the coding sequence ATGAAAAACATTCTTTCTATCCAGTCGCACGTGGTGTTTGGTCACGCCGGCAACAGTGCGGCTGAATTTCCGATGCGCCGCATGGGCGTCAACGTCTGGCCGCTGAACACGGTACAGTTCTCCAACCATACGCAATACGGCCAGTGGACCGGCTGCGTCATGCCGGCCAATCACCTGACCGAGATCGCGCAGGGCATCGCCAATATCGATCAACTGAAGCGCTGTGATGCGGTGTTGAGTGGCTATATCGGTTCGCCGGAGCAGGGTGACCATATTCTGGCGATCGTGCGCCAGGTTAAGCAGGCGAACCCGAATGCCTGGTATTTCTGCGATCCGGTGATGGGGCATCCGGAAAAAGGCTGCATCGTGGCGCCGGGCGTGGCCGAGTTTCACTGCCGCCAGGCGTTGTCGTGCAGTGACATGATGGCGCCGAACCTGCTGGAGTTGGAGATGCTCAGTCAGATGGCCGTCACCAACGTGGCCGATGCGGTGCAGGCCGCCCGCGCGCTGATCGCCAAAGGGCCGCGGCTGGTGCTGGTCAAGCATCTGGCCCGGGCCGGCTATCACGCCGACTGTTTTGAAATGCTGCTGGTGACGGCGGAGGAGGCCTGGCACATCAGCCGGCCGCTGGTGGACTTCGGCGCGCGTCAACCGGTCGGCGTCGGCGATTTGACCAGCGGTCTGCTGCTGGTGGATCTGCTGAAGGGCGAGGCGCTGGATAAAGCGCTGGAGCACGTGACCGCCGCCGTGTATGAGGTGATGCTGACCACGCAGGCGATGGGCGAGTACGAACTGCAGGTAGTGGCGGCGCAGGATCGGATCGTGCAACCGCGCAGCGAGTTCAAAGCGGTAAAACTGTAA